From Deltaproteobacteria bacterium, the proteins below share one genomic window:
- a CDS encoding type 4a pilus biogenesis protein PilO gives MALKFGDLSKVPPRQKVLLAVLFCGLVVSGYYYLYYKEASQRIGAMETQLAGLQSKVREQQAIAGNLRSFQDEVRRLEAQLSLLLEQLPNSAEIPSLLKSVSDLGKESGLDFLRFAPSGEVKKEFYAEIPVSISVNGDYHSFALFSDKLAHYPRIVNLSNITFSSPKPSGDNLVLVTVNCTATTYRFLEQQAAAAPGAGDPGKKK, from the coding sequence ATGGCGCTAAAATTTGGCGATCTCTCGAAGGTGCCGCCCCGGCAAAAGGTTCTGCTTGCCGTCCTGTTCTGCGGCCTCGTCGTCTCGGGGTACTACTACCTGTATTACAAGGAGGCGTCGCAGCGGATCGGCGCGATGGAGACCCAGCTGGCGGGCCTTCAGAGCAAGGTCCGGGAGCAGCAGGCGATCGCCGGGAACCTGCGTTCCTTCCAGGACGAGGTCCGGCGGCTCGAGGCCCAGCTGTCGCTCCTCCTCGAGCAGCTTCCGAACTCGGCGGAGATCCCCTCCCTGTTGAAGAGCGTTTCCGACCTCGGGAAGGAATCGGGGCTCGACTTCCTCCGCTTCGCGCCGTCCGGCGAGGTCAAGAAGGAGTTCTACGCCGAGATCCCCGTGTCGATCTCCGTCAACGGCGACTATCACAGCTTCGCCCTCTTCTCCGACAAGTTGGCGCACTACCCCCGGATCGTGAACCTGTCCAACATCACCTTCTCCTCTCCCAAACCGTCCGGAGACAACCTCGTCCTGGTGACCGTCAACTGCACGGCCACGACCTACCGCTTCCTCGAGCAGCAGGCCGCCGCCGCTCCCGGGGCGGGGGATCCGGGGAAGAAAAAATGA
- a CDS encoding pilus assembly protein PilP, whose protein sequence is MRPAPVRHISLVVGILAAVSLAAGGFGCSKEPPAPQPVVKRQAPRPEAKAPAAPASEVQAKKVEQVALYDPRGKRDPFVSFIKVEERRKAGIDTALLPPLQRYDLGELKFVGVIWTKKGARGLVEDAEGKGYSVTVGMRIGRSGGVVSRITGKEILVREEFVGNRGEKIV, encoded by the coding sequence ATGAGGCCCGCTCCCGTGCGACACATCTCCCTGGTCGTTGGGATCCTCGCCGCGGTTTCCCTCGCCGCCGGCGGGTTCGGCTGCTCCAAGGAACCGCCGGCGCCGCAGCCGGTGGTGAAGAGGCAGGCGCCGAGGCCCGAGGCGAAGGCCCCGGCCGCCCCGGCGTCTGAAGTGCAAGCGAAGAAGGTCGAGCAGGTCGCGCTCTACGACCCCCGCGGGAAGCGGGATCCGTTCGTGTCGTTCATCAAGGTCGAGGAGCGCAGGAAGGCGGGGATCGACACCGCGTTGCTCCCGCCCCTGCAGCGGTATGACTTGGGCGAGTTGAAGTTCGTCGGCGTCATCTGGACGAAGAAGGGCGCCCGGGGCCTTGTGGAGGACGCCGAGGGGAAAGGGTACTCCGTGACGGTGGGAATGCGGATCGGCCGCTCCGGCGGCGTCGTCAGCCGGATCACCGGGAAGGAGATTCTCGTGAGGGAAGAGTTCGTCGGCAACCGGGGGGAAAAGATCGTGAG
- a CDS encoding PilN domain-containing protein: MIRINLVRGKRKKRRELSVGSAWIALPLVVLAGTIYFHTTVSGKISRLDGDIVKANADIARLKKEIGEVEKFKARKAELQKKVDIISNLQKGRTGPVRHFEALSAAIPEKCWIDTLGVKDEKVTLSGIALNNYTIANFMTALGQTGRFRDVVLGAAEQTTVAGVKLVKFNLTFQTVN, translated from the coding sequence ATGATCCGGATCAATCTCGTCCGGGGGAAAAGGAAGAAGCGCAGGGAACTGAGCGTCGGGTCCGCCTGGATTGCGTTGCCGCTGGTGGTCCTGGCCGGGACGATCTACTTCCACACCACGGTCTCGGGAAAGATCTCGAGGCTCGACGGCGACATCGTGAAGGCCAACGCCGACATCGCGCGCCTGAAAAAAGAGATCGGCGAGGTCGAGAAGTTCAAGGCCCGGAAGGCGGAGCTCCAGAAAAAGGTGGACATCATCTCCAACCTCCAGAAGGGGCGCACCGGCCCCGTCCGCCACTTCGAGGCGCTGTCGGCGGCGATCCCCGAAAAGTGCTGGATCGACACGCTGGGCGTGAAGGACGAAAAGGTCACCCTTTCCGGCATCGCCTTGAACAACTACACGATCGCGAACTTCATGACCGCCCTCGGGCAGACCGGCCGCTTCCGCGATGTCGTTCTGGGGGCCGCCGAGCAGACGACGGTGGCGGGCGTGAAACTCGTGAAGTTCAACTTGACGTTCCAGACGGTCAACTGA